In the Bradyrhizobium guangzhouense genome, one interval contains:
- a CDS encoding LysR family transcriptional regulator, which translates to MNWDDLRIIAAVRDEGTYAGASARLRIDETTVGRRLSRIERALGLRLFEAADGVRRPTRSCEAVLAHVEAMAAHASEIGRLGASLEGPVGRLRIASTNTVAEAVLSPRASDFLRANPGLTLQFLTSSENVKFSRWEADLAIRLRKPDKGDFAISRLGDIKLYYFEPVTTEGEPMLCAYPDELGAIPEMQFLRTKKARTRCVTDNVRVIRNLIRAHRAAGVLPEYVCADLLGDRRLRASLLPKRRDAWLLVQNHLKRDAATRVTIDWIRHCVRDLAQS; encoded by the coding sequence ATGAACTGGGACGATTTGCGCATCATCGCCGCGGTCAGGGACGAGGGCACCTATGCCGGCGCCAGCGCGCGGCTGCGCATCGACGAGACCACGGTCGGGCGCAGGCTCTCGCGCATCGAGCGTGCGCTCGGCCTGCGCCTGTTCGAGGCCGCCGACGGCGTGCGCAGGCCGACGCGAAGTTGCGAGGCGGTGCTGGCGCATGTCGAGGCGATGGCCGCGCATGCCTCCGAGATCGGCCGCCTCGGTGCGAGCCTGGAAGGCCCGGTCGGGCGCCTGCGCATCGCCTCCACCAACACCGTCGCCGAGGCGGTGTTGTCGCCACGCGCGAGCGACTTCCTGCGCGCCAATCCGGGCTTGACGCTGCAATTCCTGACCTCGAGCGAGAACGTCAAGTTCTCGCGCTGGGAGGCCGATCTCGCCATTCGTCTGCGCAAGCCCGACAAGGGTGACTTTGCGATCTCCAGGCTCGGCGACATCAAGCTCTATTACTTTGAGCCCGTGACGACCGAGGGCGAGCCGATGCTGTGCGCTTATCCGGACGAGCTCGGTGCCATTCCCGAGATGCAATTCCTGCGCACCAAGAAGGCGCGCACGCGCTGCGTCACCGACAACGTCCGCGTCATCCGCAATCTGATCCGCGCGCATCGGGCCGCCGGCGTGTTGCCGGAATATGTTTGCGCGGACCTGCTCGGCGATCGCCGCCTGCGCGCCAGCCTGCTGCCGAAACGCCGCGATGCCTGGCTGCTGGTGCAAAACCACCTCAAGCGCGACGCTGCAACCCGCGTGACGATCGACTGGATCCGCCACTGCGTCCGGGATCTGGCGCAGAGTTGA
- the lepB gene encoding signal peptidase I, with translation MTTLPDSIRPKARSSEWKAIVILILLVPVLWSPLLLFRYVLYQPFNIPSGSMMPTLVVGDYVFAAKYAYGYGRYSLPFAPSFISGRLGAADPAYGDIVVFRSPKDDEIDYVKRVVGLPGDRIQMRQGQLLLNDIQVARIALKEVSAGSACGGGSGTRVKRWRETMPNGASYITYDCVDNGYADNTEVYTVPPGHFFALGDNRDNSTDSRFKSVMGFVPMDNLIGKVTRIFWSLDSDGELRAERLGKVE, from the coding sequence ATGACCACGCTTCCGGACAGCATCCGGCCGAAGGCCAGATCCAGCGAATGGAAGGCGATCGTCATCCTGATCCTGCTCGTGCCCGTGCTGTGGTCGCCGCTCCTGCTGTTTCGCTACGTGCTGTATCAGCCGTTCAACATCCCGTCCGGCTCGATGATGCCGACGCTGGTGGTCGGCGACTACGTCTTTGCCGCGAAGTATGCCTATGGCTATGGCCGCTACTCGCTTCCCTTCGCGCCGTCCTTTATCTCGGGCCGCCTCGGTGCCGCCGATCCCGCCTATGGCGACATTGTCGTCTTCCGGTCGCCGAAGGACGATGAGATCGACTATGTCAAACGCGTGGTCGGTTTGCCCGGCGATCGCATCCAGATGCGGCAGGGGCAACTCCTCCTCAACGACATCCAGGTCGCGCGAATCGCACTGAAGGAAGTGTCGGCGGGCTCTGCCTGCGGCGGCGGGAGCGGGACCAGGGTCAAGCGCTGGCGCGAGACGATGCCGAACGGTGCGAGCTACATCACCTACGACTGCGTCGACAACGGCTACGCCGACAACACCGAGGTCTACACCGTGCCGCCGGGCCACTTCTTCGCACTCGGCGACAACAGAGACAATTCCACCGACAGCCGCTTCAAGTCGGTGATGGGCTTCGTCCCGATGGACAATCTCATCGGCAAGGTGACCCGGATCTTCTGGTCGCTCGATTCCGACGGAGAGCTGCGTGCCGAGCGGCTTGGGAAGGTGGAATAG